In one window of Episyrphus balteatus chromosome 3, idEpiBalt1.1, whole genome shotgun sequence DNA:
- the LOC129913738 gene encoding phospholipase A2 yields MKTCLKYFLLIMLNLLIVAAFQDEAIFEDEDIYNRALPPLPYSGMTVPGTKWCGPGNTSANYDDLGRFRETDKCCRAHDHCPDTIESGSTKYSLFNPDMFPRMKCECEQEFLNCLQNANDMAASTVGRAYFSARSICFKYTFPMLRCTEYMEGTFSRRCVKYKFNINKPFKWQFFDVPYYTAKK; encoded by the exons ATGAAGacttgtttaaaatatttcctaCTAATCATGTTAAATCTTTTGATAGTAGCAGCATTTCAAGATGAAGCAATTTTCGAAGATGAAGATATTTACAATCGAGCTTTGCCACCACTTCCATATTCGGGAATGACAGTTCCCGGTACCAAATGGTGTGGTCCAGGAAATACTTCGGCAAATTATGATGATTTGGGAAGATTTCGTGAAACGGATAAATGCTGTCGGGCTCATGATCATTGTCCAGATACGATTGAATCTGGAAGCACAAAATATTCACTCTTCAATCCGGATATGTTTCCAAG aatgaaaTGCGAATGTGAACAAGAATTTCTCAATTGTCTACAAAATGCCAATGATATGGCCGCAAGTACAGTGGGTCGCGCATATTTTAGTGCAAGGagcatttgttttaaatacacTTTTCCAATGTTACGATGCACGGAATATATGGAAGGAACATTTAGCCGAAGATGTGTCAAATACAAGTTTAACATAAATAAACCATTTAAGTGGCAATTTTTTGATGTACCTTATTATACAGCAAAGAAATAA